In the Spartobacteria bacterium genome, one interval contains:
- a CDS encoding RnfABCDGE type electron transport complex subunit D, with translation MSTQGMMRDVLVGLVPLILTGLVVFRGAALAQMVICVAACVAAELVFTAMRKGPVSIKDGSAAVTGMILALSLPATAPWFVGVLGSVVAIGLSKVIFGGLGQNLFNPAMVGRAFVMIAFPAMIGASAYVVQDASVHALTMATPLTSLKMSGVVTPLGQLLTGATNGSIGETGALACLLGGIYLCWRRAAAWQIPVAVIASAAVISLLSSGFSISAVLHELSAGALLFGAFFIATDPVTSPVTPRGRWIFGIGVGCFIMMLRKLSGYPEGVMFAVLLMNAVVPLINRWTIPEPLGGPVPVRN, from the coding sequence ATGTCAACACAGGGAATGATGCGTGACGTGTTGGTTGGGTTGGTGCCCTTGATCCTGACAGGATTAGTTGTTTTTAGAGGGGCTGCACTGGCTCAGATGGTTATCTGCGTTGCGGCATGCGTTGCGGCAGAATTGGTTTTTACAGCGATGCGGAAAGGTCCGGTAAGCATTAAGGACGGCTCTGCCGCTGTAACCGGTATGATTTTGGCATTATCCCTTCCTGCCACAGCTCCCTGGTTCGTCGGGGTGTTGGGCTCCGTTGTCGCGATTGGTTTGTCAAAGGTCATTTTTGGGGGACTGGGTCAGAATTTATTTAATCCGGCTATGGTTGGCAGAGCGTTTGTGATGATTGCTTTTCCAGCTATGATTGGTGCTTCGGCCTATGTGGTACAGGATGCGTCGGTGCATGCGCTCACCATGGCGACTCCGCTCACCTCGCTCAAAATGAGCGGTGTGGTGACGCCTCTGGGTCAATTGCTCACGGGTGCAACCAATGGTTCTATCGGAGAAACCGGGGCACTGGCTTGTCTGCTTGGCGGAATATATCTGTGCTGGCGGCGTGCAGCGGCGTGGCAGATTCCCGTAGCAGTGATCGCCTCCGCAGCGGTGATAAGCCTGCTTTCCTCCGGTTTTTCGATTTCAGCCGTTTTGCACGAGCTGTCCGCCGGCGCGTTGCTCTTCGGTGCCTTTTTTATTGCTACCGATCCGGTGACCAGTCCAGTGACCCCTCGGGGTCGGTGGATTTTCGGTATTGGTGTGGGATGTTTTATTATGATGCTTCGTAAATTGAGCGGATACCCGGAAGGGGTTATGTTTGCCGTGCTTTTGATGAACGCCGTTGTCCCGCTGATCAATCGCTGGACGATTCCTGAACCCCTTGGCGGACCGGTTCCGGTTAGAAATTGA
- the rsxC gene encoding electron transport complex subunit RsxC: MTKVAVNYPGKGTFERGIHPPEMKQWAEDKSISVLPTPKELYIPLLQHVGAPAKLLVAPKEQVVYGQVIAEAGGFISAPIHSPVAGVVGRGANITLANGRHVPMVPVVTASDSVGAADGIYEDMLGGEWPLSLLDDFSPEEIVDKIKQAGIVGQGGAAFPTFVKVLKNKDKPVDALVINGCECEPYLTADHRVMLEAPQAVIAGTLLAAKASGAKAIYIAVESNKMDAVEALRPYAQGTAVTLAVVETRYPMGGEKQTVRAVTGRTIPTGGLPLDVGVVVMNVSTTWAVARAVLRGKPLTHRVITVTGRGIAEPKNVLAPVGVPLQELIDFCGGLKADTARIIAGGPMMGFTVGNLKTPVTKGTSGITVMTLDDVHEEETTHCVRCGRCVDVCPLNLIPTKMALAAKNKDWELAKKYHIGACMECGCCAYSCPANIPLVQLIRMGKVQMLKK, translated from the coding sequence ATGACGAAGGTGGCAGTCAATTATCCAGGTAAAGGAACATTTGAGCGGGGTATTCATCCGCCGGAAATGAAACAGTGGGCAGAGGATAAGTCGATTTCTGTACTGCCGACACCGAAAGAGCTTTATATTCCTTTATTGCAGCACGTGGGGGCGCCCGCCAAACTGCTGGTCGCTCCTAAGGAGCAGGTTGTTTACGGTCAAGTCATTGCTGAGGCAGGCGGTTTTATTTCGGCACCTATTCATTCCCCGGTAGCCGGAGTGGTTGGGCGCGGTGCAAATATCACGCTGGCCAATGGACGGCATGTGCCTATGGTGCCGGTGGTTACCGCCTCCGACAGTGTAGGCGCTGCCGATGGGATTTATGAAGATATGCTGGGCGGTGAGTGGCCCTTAAGCCTGTTGGACGACTTCAGTCCCGAAGAGATTGTGGATAAGATTAAACAGGCGGGAATCGTCGGACAGGGCGGTGCCGCTTTTCCTACTTTTGTCAAAGTGTTAAAAAACAAAGACAAGCCGGTAGATGCTCTGGTGATTAATGGTTGCGAATGCGAACCCTATTTAACGGCAGACCATCGCGTAATGCTGGAAGCACCGCAGGCGGTCATTGCCGGAACGCTGCTGGCGGCCAAAGCAAGTGGTGCAAAGGCCATTTACATTGCTGTTGAAAGCAATAAAATGGATGCGGTAGAGGCACTTCGACCCTATGCGCAGGGAACAGCCGTCACGCTGGCAGTGGTGGAAACGCGTTATCCCATGGGTGGGGAAAAACAGACGGTTCGTGCAGTGACGGGGCGCACGATTCCTACGGGCGGTTTGCCGCTGGATGTCGGGGTCGTCGTCATGAATGTCAGCACCACATGGGCTGTTGCACGGGCTGTGCTGCGCGGAAAACCGCTCACCCATCGTGTGATCACGGTGACGGGGCGCGGTATCGCAGAACCCAAAAATGTGCTTGCTCCTGTGGGAGTTCCTTTGCAGGAACTGATTGATTTTTGCGGCGGATTAAAAGCTGATACGGCGCGTATTATTGCAGGCGGTCCCATGATGGGCTTTACTGTCGGTAATCTGAAAACGCCGGTGACCAAGGGTACCAGCGGTATTACGGTGATGACGCTGGACGATGTTCATGAAGAAGAAACGACTCATTGCGTGCGTTGCGGTCGCTGTGTCGATGTCTGTCCGCTGAATCTGATTCCCACCAAGATGGCCCTGGCCGCAAAAAATAAGGATTGGGAGCTGGCGAAGAAATATCATATCGGTGCCTGTATGGAGTGTGGCTGCTGCGCCTATTCATGTCCGGCGAACATCCCGCTGGTACAGTTGATCCGAATGGGCAAAGTACAAATGCTGAAAAAGTGA
- a CDS encoding FMN-binding protein yields MSKGNYISQGWLIIVLGVVFGATLAGVQIGLSGRIADNKLADTMSQIPSLVPGAVSGEQDNHGDLIAYRAMDDKKDQVGWVVYGKGQGFADIIELLVGFDMKAEHITGLYILSQNETPGLGNRIVFPAGQEYDTVQNESLTKVNEFFQQAGPDKAFRLQFSGKPTAGQLDVVKQRAAASDNDKVDALTGATISSKSVASIVNSTVQKFKATLK; encoded by the coding sequence ATGAGTAAAGGTAACTATATTTCGCAGGGCTGGTTGATTATTGTCCTGGGCGTTGTCTTCGGAGCAACATTGGCCGGTGTGCAGATTGGGCTTTCTGGAAGGATTGCAGATAATAAACTGGCAGATACGATGTCGCAGATTCCCTCGCTCGTACCGGGCGCGGTCTCAGGTGAACAGGATAATCATGGAGATCTGATTGCATACCGGGCTATGGATGACAAGAAAGACCAGGTGGGCTGGGTTGTATATGGAAAAGGGCAGGGATTTGCCGATATTATCGAGTTGCTGGTCGGATTTGATATGAAAGCCGAGCATATTACGGGGTTGTATATTCTTTCGCAGAATGAAACGCCGGGACTGGGCAACCGTATTGTGTTCCCTGCCGGTCAGGAGTATGACACCGTTCAGAATGAATCACTCACGAAAGTGAACGAATTCTTCCAGCAAGCCGGCCCCGACAAGGCGTTTCGTCTGCAGTTCTCCGGAAAACCAACGGCAGGCCAGCTGGATGTGGTGAAACAGCGTGCTGCAGCATCGGATAATGACAAAGTCGATGCGCTGACTGGTGCAACGATCTCAAGTAAGAGTGTGGCTTCAATTGTAAATAGTACGGTGCAGAAGTTTAAGGCAACATTAAAATAA
- a CDS encoding flippase-like domain-containing protein — protein sequence MAQIQTTHKAVRRMVLFLIVSIAAIAAAIYFTWSPHTVDAIKKVSPVFIPILLVTWLANVTFDALSLKCLAAGTSSPISFLVAYQTSVLRVFFNIITPFNIGGQPFMVYFLSQKGMPAGKASSMVFTKLMSLAVFTLTGAFTAYFFLGSELKANELLNVGIRIAAMICALFVTLLIIMLVYPHPMIVMGLKVRSSFRKMYPKKRKMPRMSFKIVHVINEARHSFRWYFGKHRYWFLFGMLYSFLMYCTDLLLIFFSVRGLGLPISFQEGIVLCSVFELLLAFLPTPGAAGLGEFVFVILFSQVVPSYMIGLPLVVWRFFYNYLSAVLGAFVAAGQYAGVIESSMDAVTTGTPEEQ from the coding sequence ATGGCACAAATACAAACGACGCATAAAGCCGTTCGCCGGATGGTTCTTTTTCTTATCGTCAGTATTGCGGCGATTGCGGCGGCGATTTATTTTACATGGAGTCCGCATACGGTGGATGCCATTAAAAAGGTGTCGCCGGTTTTCATACCGATTTTATTGGTTACCTGGCTTGCCAATGTCACATTTGATGCATTGTCTCTGAAATGTCTGGCGGCGGGCACCTCGTCCCCGATCAGCTTTCTGGTCGCTTACCAGACCTCGGTATTGCGTGTCTTTTTTAATATCATTACGCCTTTCAATATCGGTGGACAGCCCTTCATGGTGTATTTTTTGAGCCAGAAGGGGATGCCGGCAGGAAAAGCATCATCCATGGTTTTCACTAAATTGATGAGCTTGGCCGTTTTTACGCTGACCGGTGCCTTTACGGCTTATTTTTTCCTGGGCAGTGAACTTAAAGCCAATGAATTACTTAATGTTGGAATCCGTATCGCGGCGATGATATGCGCGTTGTTTGTTACGCTTTTGATTATCATGCTGGTCTATCCTCATCCGATGATTGTGATGGGGTTGAAGGTGCGATCTTCTTTTCGTAAAATGTATCCCAAAAAACGTAAGATGCCACGCATGTCCTTTAAGATTGTCCATGTAATTAATGAGGCGCGCCATTCCTTCCGTTGGTATTTTGGTAAGCACCGATATTGGTTTCTGTTTGGGATGCTGTATTCCTTTCTCATGTATTGCACCGATTTGCTGCTGATTTTCTTTTCTGTGCGGGGGCTCGGCCTGCCGATTTCATTTCAGGAGGGCATTGTGCTGTGCTCTGTCTTTGAACTGTTGCTGGCCTTCCTGCCTACACCGGGTGCCGCAGGGCTGGGTGAATTTGTCTTTGTTATTCTTTTTTCACAGGTGGTGCCCAGTTATATGATCGGCCTGCCGCTGGTTGTCTGGCGCTTTTTTTACAATTATCTCAGTGCTGTTCTGGGGGCTTTTGTGGCTGCTGGACAGTATGCCGGTGTTATTGAAAGCAGTATGGATGCGGTTACAACCGGTACTCCAGAGGAGCAGTGA